In the Aggregatilinea lenta genome, GCTCCGATCCCGGCTATCTGGTCGAGGTGCTCACCGTTGCCATCGAATCGGGCGCGACGACGCTCAACATCCCCGACACGGTTGGCTACCTGTCGCCGGACGAATATGGCGCGCTGATGGAACAGCTCATCGCGGAGACGCCCGGCGGCGACCGCGTGATCTGGTCGGTGCACTGCCACGACGACCTGGGCATGGCGACGGCCAACACCCTCGCCGGGCTGGCGGCGGGCGCGCGGCAGGCCGAAGTCACAATCAACGGCATCGGCGAGCGCGCGGGCAATACGTCGCTGGAAGAAGTGGTGATGGCGATCCACACGCGCCCCACCTTCTATCACCTGTCCACCAACATCGACACCACACAGCTGGCCCGCACCAGCCGCATGGTCAGTAACTTCACCGGCATCGTGGTGCAGCCCAACAAGGCCATCGTGGGCGCGAACGCCTTCAGTCACGAGGCGGGCATTCACCAGGATGGTATGCTCAAGCACCACATGACGTACGAGATCATGACGCCGGAGACGGTCGGCCTGTCGCAGAGCAACCTTGTGCTGGGCAAGCACAGCGGACGGCATGCCTTCCGCGTGCGCCTGAAAGACCTGGGCGTCGAGTTGGGCGAGGACGAGCTGAACCAGGCGTTTGATCGCTTCAAGGAACTCGCCGACAAGAAGAAGCTGGTCACTGACGCGGATATCGAAGCGCTGATCGCGGACGAATTTTACGGCCCTGAAGAGGTCTTTAGCCTCGCCGGACTCCAGGTCGCGTGCGGCCAGCCCGGTATGCCTACTGCGACGATCAAGCTCACCGGCCCGGACGGCCAGGATCATCTCGCCGCCGCAATCGGAACCGGGCCGGTTGATGCGGCCTATCAGGCCATCGACCAGATCATCGCCACACCCGCGACGCTCGTCGAGTACCGCGTCAATGCCATCACCGAGGGTATCGACGCGCTGGGCGAAGTGACGGTGCGCATCCGCCGCAACGACGACGACAGCCCGCGCACCTTCGGCGGGCACGGTGCAGACACGGATATCATCGTCGCCAGCGCCAAAGCGTATCTGTCCGCGCTGAACAAGCTGCTGGCCTACACCGGCTACCAGGACCGCAAGCCCGAAGGCGAAGCCTCGACCGTCCGTGTGAACGCAGCAGTCCCGGCCAACTAGAACACGAGGAGCGACGACGATGGCTTCTACCGACTCATCCAACGGCAGACCGCGCACCGCCGCGCCGGAATTATCCGGTCTGTTCGACGCCTTCCCGGAGCCGCGCGCCTGGGCGCTCAACTGGGACGGGCCCGCGTTGGGCCAGCCCCCGCGAGTGCCAACTCCCCCTGGCGTGAAGGTCCGGTTCGTGCGGCGGGGGTAGTAAAGGGTTAGCCCCCACCCCAAACCCCTCCCCCGTGAAGAGGGAGGGGCCTTACAACCAGGGTCGCTCCTTTCCCTCCTTGCGGGGGAAGGGTCGGGAATCGGGGAAGATCGTACACAACGAGGCGCAGTCAGTGCGCAAGACAGGGCGGCCCATTTTCACAGAAACGGGGCAGCCCATCACCACCAGCACATCGCTAACCGCTTATTGGAGAGACACATGGGAAAAACACTGGCCGAGAAGATCATCGCTGCACACGCGGAAGACGCCGCCGAAGTTTCGGCAGGCGATCTCGTCACAGTCCACACCGACGTGGTGATGGCCAACGACGTGACGGCGGCCATCGCTATCGAGTCGTTCAACGCGATGGGCGTGGGCGAAGTCTATAACAAGGACCGCATCATGCTGGTCCCCAGCCATTTCGCGCCCAACAAAGACATCAAGAGCGCCGAGCAAACGCGCACGCTGACGATGTTTGCCCAGGACCAAACGCTGACTAACCGCTTCCAGGTGGGTCGTGCGGGCATCGAGCACGTTGTGCTGCCGGAACGCGGCCTCGTGCTGCCCGGCGATCTCGTGGTCGGCGGCGACAGCCACACCTGCACCTACGGCGCGGTCGGCGCGTTTTCGACCGGCATGGGGTCCACCGACATCGCCTTCGCCATGGCGACCGGCAAGACGTGGCTGAAAGTGCCGGAGACGATGAAGTTCGTCTACAGTGGCACGCCCAAACAGTGGGTTTACGGCAAGGACCTGATCCTGCGCACGATTGGTGAGATCGGCGTGGACGGCGCGCTGTACCGCTCGATGGAGTTCACCGGCCCGGCGATCAATGCGCTGCCGATGTCCGAGCGCCTGACCATGACCAACATGATCATTGAGGCGGGCGGCAAGTGCGGCTTTATGCCGTTCGACGACGTGACCCGCGAGTACGTCGAGGCGCGCGCGACGCGGTCTTACACGCCGTACTTTGCCGACGACGACGCGACGTACACTTCCGTGCACGAGTTCGAAGTGTCGGACATGGAACCGCAGGTCGCGTGCCCCTACTCGCCCGACAACGTACATCCCATCAGTGAAGTCAAGCCGGAGAAAGCCGATCAGGTCTTCATCGGGAGCTGCACCAACGGGCGCTACGAAGACCTCGCCATCGTGGCGGACATTCTGCAAAAGACCGGGCGCGAGTTTCACCCGGACGTGCGCGTGATGATCATCCCCGGCTCGCAGGCCGTGTACCTCGCGGCGCTGCGCGCGGGCTGGATCGAGTTGTTCACGATGGCGGGCGCGGCGGTCAGCGTCAGCACCTGCGGGCCGTGCCTGGGCGGGCACATGGGCGTGCTGGCCAGCAACGAAGTGTGCGTGAGCACCAGCAACCGTAACTTCCGGGGCCGCATGGGTCACCGCGACGCGCGCGTCTTCCTGGCAAACCCCGCCATCGCTACTGCCAGCGCCATCATAGGCCGCCTGGCGCACCCTGACGAACTGTAGCGCGCG is a window encoding:
- a CDS encoding 2-isopropylmalate synthase translates to MDEPGVDPKNVVRIFDTTLRDGEQSPGASLTSAEKIDIARQLARLGVDVIEAGFPAASPDDLEGVRRIAQEVGTADGPIICGLARANKNDIDKAWEAIKDAAKPRIHTFLATSDIHLEHKLRMTREQVVQRTREMVSYARALCEDVEFSPEDAGRSDPGYLVEVLTVAIESGATTLNIPDTVGYLSPDEYGALMEQLIAETPGGDRVIWSVHCHDDLGMATANTLAGLAAGARQAEVTINGIGERAGNTSLEEVVMAIHTRPTFYHLSTNIDTTQLARTSRMVSNFTGIVVQPNKAIVGANAFSHEAGIHQDGMLKHHMTYEIMTPETVGLSQSNLVLGKHSGRHAFRVRLKDLGVELGEDELNQAFDRFKELADKKKLVTDADIEALIADEFYGPEEVFSLAGLQVACGQPGMPTATIKLTGPDGQDHLAAAIGTGPVDAAYQAIDQIIATPATLVEYRVNAITEGIDALGEVTVRIRRNDDDSPRTFGGHGADTDIIVASAKAYLSALNKLLAYTGYQDRKPEGEASTVRVNAAVPAN
- a CDS encoding 3-isopropylmalate dehydratase large subunit, whose protein sequence is MGKTLAEKIIAAHAEDAAEVSAGDLVTVHTDVVMANDVTAAIAIESFNAMGVGEVYNKDRIMLVPSHFAPNKDIKSAEQTRTLTMFAQDQTLTNRFQVGRAGIEHVVLPERGLVLPGDLVVGGDSHTCTYGAVGAFSTGMGSTDIAFAMATGKTWLKVPETMKFVYSGTPKQWVYGKDLILRTIGEIGVDGALYRSMEFTGPAINALPMSERLTMTNMIIEAGGKCGFMPFDDVTREYVEARATRSYTPYFADDDATYTSVHEFEVSDMEPQVACPYSPDNVHPISEVKPEKADQVFIGSCTNGRYEDLAIVADILQKTGREFHPDVRVMIIPGSQAVYLAALRAGWIELFTMAGAAVSVSTCGPCLGGHMGVLASNEVCVSTSNRNFRGRMGHRDARVFLANPAIATASAIIGRLAHPDEL